One Pseudomonas sp. HOU2 genomic window carries:
- a CDS encoding acyl carrier protein, producing the protein MQTRDDIFNTLRDALVELFELDPARISLESNLYQDLEIDSIDAVDLIDHIKRQTGKKIAAEEFKSVRTVGDVVEAVYRLVQPAA; encoded by the coding sequence ATGCAAACTCGTGACGACATTTTCAACACCCTGCGCGATGCCTTGGTCGAGCTGTTCGAACTGGATCCGGCGCGGATCAGCCTGGAGTCCAACCTGTATCAGGATCTGGAGATCGACAGCATCGACGCGGTCGACCTGATCGATCACATCAAACGCCAGACCGGCAAGAAAATCGCCGCCGAAGAATTCAAATCGGTGCGCACCGTCGGTGACGTGGTCGAGGCGGTCTACCGCCTGGTTCAACCGGCCGCATGA
- a CDS encoding phosphopantetheine-binding protein, with protein MSDLHREIKLLIIDALGLEDISVDDIGDEQTLFGEGLGLDSVDALELGLAIQKKYGIKIDADAKDTRNHFTNVASLAAFVTAKQAA; from the coding sequence ATGAGCGATCTGCACCGTGAAATAAAACTGCTGATCATCGACGCCCTGGGCCTCGAAGACATCAGCGTCGACGACATCGGCGACGAGCAGACGCTGTTTGGCGAAGGCCTGGGCCTGGACTCCGTCGACGCATTGGAGCTGGGTCTGGCGATCCAGAAAAAGTACGGCATCAAGATCGACGCCGACGCCAAAGACACCCGTAACCACTTCACCAATGTGGCGAGCCTTGCGGCGTTCGTCACGGCAAAACAGGCAGCTTGA
- a CDS encoding lysophospholipid acyltransferase family protein has product MDLATQPVTEKNRDAYYWRLLATAASFTLFGFGGLCLRLLVFPLLGCLPGDALRHRQRARQTVSRLFWFFVRFMARTGVLTYDIQGAERLGRPGQMIIANHPSLIDVVFLIGLVRQANCVVKKALWENPFTRGPLRRTEYISNDGSMDMLDAAAECLQNGQTLIIFPEGTRTQPGQAPAFHRGAAAIALRGAKILTPVVIKVSPTTLTKAEPWYRIPRRRVHFSFRVGADIDPQTFATQGPAPQASRKLNDYLHSYYIKELAEDERSAP; this is encoded by the coding sequence ATGGACCTGGCAACGCAACCCGTGACCGAGAAGAACCGCGACGCCTATTACTGGCGCTTGCTGGCCACCGCCGCCAGTTTCACCCTGTTCGGGTTCGGCGGGCTGTGCCTGCGCTTGCTGGTATTTCCGCTGCTCGGCTGTCTGCCGGGTGACGCGCTCAGGCATCGTCAGCGCGCGCGGCAGACCGTCAGTCGGCTGTTCTGGTTTTTCGTGCGATTCATGGCCCGCACCGGCGTGCTGACTTACGACATTCAAGGGGCCGAACGCCTCGGCCGACCGGGGCAGATGATCATCGCCAACCACCCGTCGCTGATCGACGTGGTGTTCCTGATCGGCCTGGTGCGCCAGGCCAATTGCGTGGTGAAGAAAGCCCTCTGGGAAAACCCCTTCACCCGTGGCCCGCTGCGCCGTACCGAATACATCAGCAACGACGGCAGCATGGACATGCTCGATGCCGCCGCCGAGTGCCTGCAAAACGGCCAGACCCTGATCATCTTTCCCGAGGGCACGCGCACTCAACCCGGTCAGGCGCCAGCCTTTCATCGGGGGGCTGCGGCGATTGCCCTGCGTGGTGCGAAAATCCTTACACCAGTGGTTATCAAGGTCAGCCCGACTACCCTGACCAAGGCCGAACCCTGGTATCGCATCCCCCGCCGTCGCGTGCACTTCAGTTTCCGTGTCGGGGCCGATATAGATCCACAGACTTTCGCCACGCAAGGCCCGGCCCCGCAGGCCTCGCGCAAGCTCAACGATTATTTGCACTCTTACTACATCAAGGAGCTCGCCGAAGATGAGCGATCTGCACCGTGA